The DNA region TTATAAAACAGCTTTATTAAATTTATTAGTATTATATAACAGAACAACAAAAAGTGAAATAATTTTTCAGAATTTTCGTTCGACAAATTCTGCGTGTCCTATAGTTTAAGAGAAAAGACACCTTTGATATACCAGTTGTACTCGTAAGTAATTGCACGGACGGTACTAGAAAGAGCCGTATTTCTATAAGAAGCAAATAGAATACGCTAACAGAATAGCCAGTTTTGAATTTCCATCCATTTAACCATTTAAATTTTAGGCTATGTTATATGTCATTGTTGATTTTTAGCAAGTTATTCACACGGTGGCGATCCCAGCGGGAACAAGAAGCCGCAAGACCCTTACTTGAGCGTAGCGAGGGAAGCGGCTTGCAACTTGCCCGCGGAAAGCGTCCGCCACAAGCGTAATGTATAAATAACAACAGTATCGTTTAACAGACACCCATGCCAATATAAAATTGGCACATGATATTTGAAATAACAGCAAAAGTTATCCATAGGTATTTCAGGGTAGAGCCAAATTTTAAAATATAAAAAAACGCTTGGACAGTTAAAAAACTATCCAAGCGTTATTTCATTATGCTTTTGCTTTTTCAAATTCTTCTTGGATTTCTTCCGAAGGTGCTTCTGTTAGTAAGCTGAAAATAATGATCGCTAGTGTACATACAATGAATCCTGGAACAATTTCATATAGGTCATATAAGCCGCCTTCAAGCTGTTTCCAAATCACAACGGTGGCCGAACCTGATACTAATCCTGCTAGTGCCCCCCAGCGATTCATCCGCTTCCAGAATAGGGATAAAATAATGACAGGTCCAAAGGCCGCTCCGAATCCACCCCAAGCATAGCTGACAAGGTCAAGGACGGAGCTGTCTGGGTTGCTCGCTAACACAATCGCAATTAACGCAATAACAACTACCGAAATCCGTCCAACCCATACTAATTCTTTTTCGGATGCATTTTTTCGGAAAATCGCTTTATAAAAGTCTTCAGCAATCGCACTAGAAGATACGAGTAACTGTGAGTCAATCGTACTCATAATTGCTGATAAAATCGCGGCTAGTAAAATACCAGCTACCCATGGTTGAAATAGCACTTGAGTAAAGTCCATAAAGACGGTTTCTGCGTCTGCTAATGGCTTGTCAGCAAAATAGGCGATACCGGCAAAACCAGTAAATACAGCTCCTAATAAACCGAAAATCATCCACACCATACCGATTAATCGAGCCGTTGGCACATCTTTTTTAGACTTTAGTGCCATAAAGCGAGTAATAATGTGCGGTTGACCAAAGTAACCTAATCCCCAAGCCATGGACGAAATAATTCCCATTGCTGTCATACCTGCAAAAACGTCTAACGCTTCTGGATTCACGGAAGCTACTTTTTCCACTACAACTCCAAATCCACCAAGCTCCACAATGGCAGCTATCGGAACAATGAGGAGAGCCGCAAACATTAATAATCCTTGGAAAAAGTCGGTCCAGCTTACCGCTAGAAACCCACCTAAAAATGTATAAGAAATAATGACGATTGCACCAATCCAAAGAGCGGCTGTGTAATCAAGACCAAACGAGTTTTCGAATAATTTTCCTCCCGCAACCATTCCGGAAGAGGTATAGAACGTAAAGAATAATAAAATAACAAAGGCAGAAATAATTCGTATTAATTTTGAATCATCACGGAAACGGTTTTCGAGATAATCAGGAATCGTTAGTGAGTTTTTCGCTACTTCCGTATACGTACGAAGACGCTTCGCTACAAACTGCCAGTTTAGATAGGCACCAAGGGAAAGACCGATACAGATCCAAATCGAATTTAATCCAGCTGCATACGCTGCCCCAGGCAGTCCTAACAGCAACCAACCACTCATATCTGATGCCCCAGCGCTTAACGCGGCAACTCCAGGGCCGAGACTACGTCCACCAAGAATATAATCAGATAAGTTCGAAGTCATTCGATAAAACCATAAACCGATGGCCAACATAGCGGCTAAATAAACAATAAATGTGACAAGCGTTGCTGTTGACATCATACCCTATTGTTCGCTCCTTTCCGTGAAGTACGTCACGACACTAAGCAAAATAATGCCTAGCATTGGGCCAAACACCCAAAATAACGTAGATGCTGATAACATCTTCCCACCCCCATGAATATTTTGTAAACCCTTGTATGGAGTTCCAATATTTTGCATAAAATTTGTATATTCAACCTTTCGATTGAAAGGGTTTACAACATCGATATTATAGAATTTCAAAACTAATTTTATTCATTGTATACTAGTAAAATAATATATAATTATTCAATTACTCTTATATTATAATCGAAATCGGAATGAATAAAAATATTTTGTTAGCATTTTCGAAAAAATTTTTTGTAACTTTTTAATTTTACAATATTTTTATAATAAAATTATTGAATCGAATATAAATTGTTTATCTTATACTTAACCTCTAGGTAGAGAAATTGTTTGTAAAAGTTTCATATAGGTCGCACGTATTGAGGAAACTTGTTCGCTAAGGAGTTGGAAAGTGCTTAGTATTCGATAGGAATGTGTTTTACACAAAAGGGACAGCCCTCGTACAAAGACTGTCCCTATCAAACCTTGATTAAAGCATTTCCGAAGTTGTCTTCGCTTGCATGTGTAAGATTAAGTAGTCTGGGCCACCGGCTTTGGAGTCTGTACCGGACATATTGAAGCCACCGAACGGTTGGTAACCAACGATGGCACCTGTACAACCGCGGTTGAAGTAAAGGTTTCCGACATGGAAGTCTTCACGTGCTTTTTCGATGTTTGCACGGTTGTTGGAGATTACTGCTCCTGTTAAGCCGTATTCGGTGTTGTTCGCAATGTCAATCGCATGATCGAAGTCTTTCGCTTTTGTAAAGGCCACGACTGGTCCGAAAATTTCTTCTTGCATGATGCGCGCCTCAGGATCCACATCCGCAAAGACCGTTGGCTGGATAAAGTAACCTTTTGAGTCGTCCCCTTCGCCACCTGTCATGAGTTTGCCTTCTTGTTTTCCAATTTCAATGTAGTTCATGATTTTGTTGAAGGCGCTTTGGTCGATGACTGGACCCATGAATGTGCTTTGTTCTGCTGGGTTTCCGACTTTTAGTTCTTTTGTTAATTCGACGACGCGGTTTAATACTTGATCGTACACGTCTTCGACGATGACCGCACGAGAGCATGCGGAACATTTTTGTCCAGAGAAGCCAAACGCTGACGCTACGATGGATTGAGCTGCTAATTCTAGATCCGCGTCTTTGTCGACAACGATTGTGTCTTTTCCGCCCATTTCCGCAATAACGCGTTTTAACCAAATTTGGCCTGGGTTCACTTTCGCTGCACGCTCGTAAATGCGAATACCAACATCACGAGAACCGGTGAAACTGATGAAACGAGTTTTCGGATGATCCACTAAGTAGTCCCCGACTTCGGCCCCGCTACCTGGGATGAAGTTTAGAACACCTGCAGGAAGACCTGCTTCTTCTAATACTTCGACAAATTTATAAGCGACAACCGGAGTGGCACTTGCTGGTTTTAATAGCACAGTGTTACCTGTCACAAGGGATGCCACTGTGGTACCGGCCATGATCGCAAACGGGAAGTTCCATGGGGAAATGACCACACCGACACCTAATGGAATGTAATTAAATCGGTTAAATTCACCCGGACGGCTTTCCACTGGAATTCCGTCTTTTAATTTCAACATTTGACGACCGTAATACTCCATGAAGTCAATCGCTTCCGCTGTATCGGCATCGGCTTCTTTCCATGGCTTACCTGCTTCTTTTACAAGTAAAGCAGAAAACTCATGCTTGCGACGACGAACGAGCGCAGCCGCTTTAAATAAAATATCTGCACGCACTTCTGGTTTTACTTTTTTCCATGTTTGGAACGTTTCGTACGCCACGTTCATCGCTTTTTCCGCGAGTTCTTTGTTCGCTTTAGAAACGCGACCGATCACTTCTTCTTTGTTCGCTGGGTTGATCGAAACGATTTTGTCTTCTGTTGTCACGCGCTCGCCACCGATGACTAGCGGATAATCTTGACCTAAATAACTTTCAACAAGCTTTAATCCTTCCTGGAACGCTCGCTTATTCTCTTCTTTCGAAAAGTCCGTAAACGGTTCGTGTTTGTACGGGATCATCCCATTCCCTCCTATTCAGTAAACGTTTTCAATACATTTTTCATTCTATCATGGATTGTTTTTGTTCATCAATTTTCGAAAGATTGGCATTTTTATAGCAAAAATCCGGTACTGACTTCCGGGGAGTCAGTACCGGTTTTTCCTTTGATGTTGCGAAGAGATGTGCCTATCGGTCCGCTTTTGTGTCCTATGTGCCAATCTAGATGTCTTATAAGCCTTTTTCATCTTCTAAATGCGCCAATTCCAATATCCTATGTACCAAACCCGTATGCTAATGATACCTGAAAACCAACACTTTTTCTTTATCAGCAAGGCTCTACCCTGAAATAACTGTGGATAACTTTTGCTGTTATTTCATTTATCGATGTGCCAATTATTATTGGCATGGGTGTCTGTTAAACACTCATGTTGATATTTATACATTATGCTTGTGGCTGACGCTTTCTGGCGGGCAAGCCGCAAGCCGCTTCCCTCGCTACGCTCAAGTAAGGGTCTTGCCTGGCTTCTTGTCCCCGCTGGAGTCGCCGCCGTGTGAATAACTTGCTAAAAATCAACAATGACATATAACAGAGCCTTCTCAAAAAAAGATGACCGCATTATGCAGCCATCTTTTAATCGTATATGTGTACAAACGGTTCATTTTCGTTTGGTTTGCGGACTATTAAGGCTTCAGGCCCTGTAACAGACGTTACATTGACTTCAACATTCAAATATGGCGGAAAATGGTCCATCACGAGGCCGGTGACGTATTGCGTAAAGCCAATGGTTTCGCCTTTTCCGTAAAACTGAATCGGAATTTCAATTTTTAAATCTTGAAGTTGGTCATTGACATAAAAACCACGACCAACGACTCCGTTGTAATTCGGGAAGTATTCTTCTACGTCATCTTTAAAATTCACAAAAATCGTATAGTCTTCTCTTTTCTCTTTTTCTGCTTCTGAAGATGGGAATAAATAATATTTTTCGTTAACTTCTTCCCACTTATCAATCTTCGAACTGTTATTCGATACGTACGTATAGGCAAAAAAGTTACCAGGTACGACGGAATTTTTTCCTTTTTGTTCGTATAAAGCAATCACAATTGGAATATTAGATAAACCGTCCATTTGACGAAGGCGTTTGAGGACTTCGTCTGCTATTTTCTTTCCTTGTTCGACTACTTTTTCATGGGGAATGTCGACGGTAAACGTTGGTCCATATTGAATTTCTTGATAATAATGGACCGAGTTTAACGCAAGACCAATAACCACTCCACCTAACTTGACGGTATCTTCATCGCTTTTGATTAAATAATTATGCTCTAATATATGAGCTAAATAGATTGGATTTTTTTCATTCTGCTCAGCAATGGTCCCTTTTCCGTCATTCGGAGGGTTTAACCCAAGATTTTTTTCTGGATCTATTTTTTTCGCTTTTAGTTCCTGCTCTGTATATTTTCGATTTAACCAGGCGTTGATAGTTGAACGGTCTAAATATTGTCCCTCTTGGAAAAAGTAATCTTCCGTCGAGAATACATTTTGCGCAATTCTCATTAGCCCTGTTTCAAACTCGGCTATATCGTAACGAGTATTTAAGTTTCCAACAACGACCCCACGAGATTGACTCGGTTTAAATGGTAAAATCGTCCGATAATATTGATTAGAAATATTGTAATTCGGGATTATCGCTGTTTCTTTTGTTTTATCTT from Bacillus sp. (in: firmicutes) includes:
- the putP gene encoding sodium/proline symporter PutP; translation: MSTATLVTFIVYLAAMLAIGLWFYRMTSNLSDYILGGRSLGPGVAALSAGASDMSGWLLLGLPGAAYAAGLNSIWICIGLSLGAYLNWQFVAKRLRTYTEVAKNSLTIPDYLENRFRDDSKLIRIISAFVILLFFTFYTSSGMVAGGKLFENSFGLDYTAALWIGAIVIISYTFLGGFLAVSWTDFFQGLLMFAALLIVPIAAIVELGGFGVVVEKVASVNPEALDVFAGMTAMGIISSMAWGLGYFGQPHIITRFMALKSKKDVPTARLIGMVWMIFGLLGAVFTGFAGIAYFADKPLADAETVFMDFTQVLFQPWVAGILLAAILSAIMSTIDSQLLVSSSAIAEDFYKAIFRKNASEKELVWVGRISVVVIALIAIVLASNPDSSVLDLVSYAWGGFGAAFGPVIILSLFWKRMNRWGALAGLVSGSATVVIWKQLEGGLYDLYEIVPGFIVCTLAIIIFSLLTEAPSEEIQEEFEKAKA
- a CDS encoding CamS family sex pheromone protein → MKRFIYGALVSLLLLGGCAPKFEKQDEVIQEEDKTKETAIIPNYNISNQYYRTILPFKPSQSRGVVVGNLNTRYDIAEFETGLMRIAQNVFSTEDYFFQEGQYLDRSTINAWLNRKYTEQELKAKKIDPEKNLGLNPPNDGKGTIAEQNEKNPIYLAHILEHNYLIKSDEDTVKLGGVVIGLALNSVHYYQEIQYGPTFTVDIPHEKVVEQGKKIADEVLKRLRQMDGLSNIPIVIALYEQKGKNSVVPGNFFAYTYVSNNSSKIDKWEEVNEKYYLFPSSEAEKEKREDYTIFVNFKDDVEEYFPNYNGVVGRGFYVNDQLQDLKIEIPIQFYGKGETIGFTQYVTGLVMDHFPPYLNVEVNVTSVTGPEALIVRKPNENEPFVHIYD
- the pruA gene encoding L-glutamate gamma-semialdehyde dehydrogenase — translated: MIPYKHEPFTDFSKEENKRAFQEGLKLVESYLGQDYPLVIGGERVTTEDKIVSINPANKEEVIGRVSKANKELAEKAMNVAYETFQTWKKVKPEVRADILFKAAALVRRRKHEFSALLVKEAGKPWKEADADTAEAIDFMEYYGRQMLKLKDGIPVESRPGEFNRFNYIPLGVGVVISPWNFPFAIMAGTTVASLVTGNTVLLKPASATPVVAYKFVEVLEEAGLPAGVLNFIPGSGAEVGDYLVDHPKTRFISFTGSRDVGIRIYERAAKVNPGQIWLKRVIAEMGGKDTIVVDKDADLELAAQSIVASAFGFSGQKCSACSRAVIVEDVYDQVLNRVVELTKELKVGNPAEQSTFMGPVIDQSAFNKIMNYIEIGKQEGKLMTGGEGDDSKGYFIQPTVFADVDPEARIMQEEIFGPVVAFTKAKDFDHAIDIANNTEYGLTGAVISNNRANIEKAREDFHVGNLYFNRGCTGAIVGYQPFGGFNMSGTDSKAGGPDYLILHMQAKTTSEML